The following proteins come from a genomic window of Ornithinimicrobium cryptoxanthini:
- the istB gene encoding IS21-like element helper ATPase IstB produces MTQTLPERLALARQRKMGHAAFLELILDDEITRRESRSAMLRARTAGLDPTMRLQSWDELEDLTYDRALLSDLTTLAFTEAGNGVLLLGPVGVGKTHLATALGHIAIRRRLSVHAARADKLFTRLRAARLDNTLEAEFRKLARVDVLILDDFALRPLDATQTNDFYELVVERHRRASTIVTSNREPSEWLTMTSDALLAQSAVDRLTSGAHTLVIEGTSYRQRDSHRRGGLDTKEQDQ; encoded by the coding sequence ATGACCCAGACCCTGCCCGAACGCCTCGCCCTGGCCCGGCAACGCAAGATGGGCCACGCCGCGTTCCTGGAGCTCATCCTCGATGACGAGATCACCCGGCGGGAGTCCCGCTCGGCGATGCTGCGCGCCCGCACCGCGGGCCTGGACCCCACCATGCGGCTTCAGTCCTGGGACGAGCTGGAGGACCTGACCTACGACCGTGCCCTGCTGTCGGACCTGACCACCCTGGCCTTCACCGAGGCCGGCAACGGCGTCCTGCTCCTGGGACCCGTCGGCGTCGGCAAGACACACCTGGCCACCGCGCTGGGCCACATCGCGATCCGGCGGCGGCTGTCCGTGCACGCCGCCCGGGCGGACAAGCTGTTCACCCGGCTACGGGCCGCCCGCCTCGACAACACCCTGGAGGCCGAGTTCCGCAAGCTCGCCCGCGTCGACGTCCTCATCCTTGATGACTTCGCCCTGCGCCCCCTGGATGCCACCCAGACCAACGACTTTTACGAGCTTGTCGTGGAGCGGCACCGCCGGGCCAGCACGATCGTGACGTCCAATCGGGAGCCCTCCGAGTGGTTGACCATGACCAGCGACGCGCTGCTGGCCCAGTCCGCCGTCGACCGGCTCACCTCCGGAGCGCACACCCTCGTCATCGAGGGCACCTCCTACCGGCAACGCGACTCCCACCGGCGCGGCGGCCTTGACACCAAGGAGCAGGACCAGTGA
- a CDS encoding PH domain-containing protein: MGLGQRRSVRDADRERWMLQPRARWFALGLAVWTCIFLLLVVIQPLLTGSWSWTDWFWLGAGVFWMMYATYFWFAGSTGTTVDQQGLILRDRWNVTRLTWDDVREIRADRDDRWASHLLAILLDEREVVLPGVPVDDLEALSSWAHKGGSGPEG; the protein is encoded by the coding sequence ATGGGACTCGGCCAACGCCGCTCGGTTCGCGACGCGGATCGTGAGCGCTGGATGCTGCAACCGCGCGCACGGTGGTTCGCGCTGGGACTGGCAGTCTGGACGTGCATCTTCCTGCTCTTGGTGGTCATCCAGCCATTATTGACGGGTTCATGGTCCTGGACCGATTGGTTCTGGTTGGGGGCAGGCGTCTTTTGGATGATGTACGCAACCTACTTTTGGTTCGCTGGCTCCACCGGCACAACTGTCGATCAGCAAGGCCTCATCCTTCGCGATCGGTGGAATGTTACCCGTCTCACGTGGGATGATGTCAGGGAGATTCGCGCCGACAGAGACGATCGGTGGGCATCCCACCTCCTTGCCATATTGCTGGATGAACGCGAGGTGGTGCTGCCCGGCGTGCCCGTCGACGACCTGGAAGCACTGAGCTCGTGGGCGCACAAGGGAGGATCCGGCCCAGAGGGATGA
- a CDS encoding SDR family oxidoreductase: MGQESTASITGRFEGRVALVTGASRGIGLAVARRIVQEGGRVCVTGRKQEGLDAAVAELGGDTAMAVAGSADDPDHQDATVAAVLEQFGSLDVLVNNTGINPSYGPLAQADLGALRKILEVNVLAALAWTRKAVAAGLGAPGGAVVNIASVAGLKPAAGIGFYGTSKAALIHLTQQLAAELAPEVRVNAVAPAVVRTRFAGALFEGREAEVAATYPLGRLGAPDDIGAAVAFLASDDASWVTGQTLVVDGGLTLSGGI, translated from the coding sequence ATGGGCCAGGAGAGCACCGCTTCGATCACAGGGCGCTTCGAGGGGCGGGTGGCTCTGGTCACCGGGGCGAGCCGGGGGATCGGTCTGGCCGTCGCCCGGCGCATCGTGCAGGAGGGCGGCCGGGTCTGTGTGACCGGGCGCAAGCAGGAGGGTCTGGACGCGGCGGTCGCCGAGCTCGGTGGCGACACGGCGATGGCGGTTGCGGGTTCTGCCGACGACCCGGACCACCAGGACGCGACCGTGGCCGCGGTGCTGGAGCAGTTCGGATCTCTGGACGTGCTCGTCAACAACACCGGCATCAACCCCTCATACGGCCCTCTCGCCCAAGCTGACCTGGGCGCCCTTCGCAAGATCCTGGAGGTCAACGTCCTTGCTGCCTTGGCCTGGACCCGCAAGGCTGTCGCGGCCGGTCTGGGCGCACCAGGTGGCGCGGTCGTCAACATCGCCTCGGTGGCCGGGCTGAAGCCAGCCGCCGGCATTGGCTTCTATGGGACCAGCAAGGCCGCGCTCATCCACCTCACGCAACAACTGGCAGCCGAGCTCGCCCCCGAGGTGCGGGTCAACGCCGTGGCGCCGGCCGTGGTGCGGACCCGGTTTGCGGGGGCGCTCTTCGAAGGCCGTGAGGCCGAGGTCGCCGCGACCTATCCCTTGGGACGCCTCGGCGCGCCGGACGACATCGGGGCGGCAGTGGCGTTCCTGGCCTCGGACGATGCGTCCTGGGTCACCGGCCAGACCCTGGTCGTGGACGGCGGACTCACTCTCAGTGGCGGCATCTGA
- the istB gene encoding IS21-like element helper ATPase IstB, with product MSTTPPVLDADLTAGLRRLKLATMRQLAPELLVTAKTQRWTPEEVLRALVEAEVAARDASNERTRLKAAGFPVIKTIEEFDLAASSIPAPTWAYLASLEWVSATENVVMIGPAGTGKSHTLVALGHAAVVAGHRVRYLTAADLVETLYRGLADNTVGKHIEALLRNELILIDEVGFAPLDDTGAQLLFRFVAAAYERRALGLASHHSFEDWGRFMPEHTTAVSLLDRLLHHATTVITTGQSYRMRQARQRRGGAHLTP from the coding sequence GTGAGTACCACCCCGCCGGTCCTGGACGCGGACCTGACCGCCGGGCTGCGCCGCCTCAAGCTGGCCACGATGCGTCAGCTCGCGCCCGAGCTGCTCGTCACGGCCAAGACCCAACGATGGACCCCGGAAGAGGTCCTGCGCGCGCTGGTCGAGGCCGAGGTCGCCGCCCGGGACGCCTCCAACGAACGGACCCGCCTCAAAGCAGCCGGCTTCCCGGTCATCAAGACCATCGAGGAGTTCGACCTGGCCGCGTCCTCGATCCCAGCACCGACCTGGGCCTACCTGGCCAGCTTGGAGTGGGTGTCCGCGACAGAGAACGTGGTCATGATCGGGCCGGCCGGCACCGGGAAGTCCCACACCCTCGTCGCGCTCGGTCACGCCGCCGTCGTCGCTGGCCACCGGGTGCGGTACCTGACCGCGGCGGACCTGGTCGAGACCCTCTACCGAGGGCTGGCCGACAACACCGTCGGCAAGCACATCGAAGCGCTGTTGCGCAACGAGCTGATCTTGATCGATGAGGTGGGCTTCGCCCCGCTGGACGACACCGGCGCCCAGCTGCTATTCCGGTTCGTGGCAGCTGCCTACGAACGCCGCGCCCTCGGCCTGGCCTCACATCACAGCTTCGAGGACTGGGGACGATTCATGCCCGAGCACACCACCGCCGTGTCCCTCCTCGACAGGCTGCTGCACCACGCGACCACTGTGATCACCACCGGCCAGTCCTACCGCATGCGCCAAGCCCGTCAACGCCGAGGAGGTGCGCACCTGACCCCCTGA
- a CDS encoding PH domain-containing protein — translation MARNGSSADVDGIEVTQLRTRRLPWATVAELSPNAPGRWATTVQARLTDGTTVPLPGVPAADLPRLEELRAGQAGPTSTGC, via the coding sequence ATGGCCCGTAACGGGTCGTCGGCGGACGTCGACGGCATCGAGGTCACGCAACTCAGGACCAGGCGACTGCCATGGGCCACCGTCGCGGAGCTGAGTCCCAACGCCCCCGGCCGGTGGGCCACGACTGTTCAGGCGAGGCTCACGGACGGGACAACGGTCCCTCTGCCTGGTGTACCCGCTGCGGACCTGCCTCGCTTAGAAGAGCTGCGCGCTGGTCAGGCTGGGCCGACCAGCACTGGATGCTGA
- the glgX gene encoding glycogen debranching protein GlgX, giving the protein MEIWPGKPYPLGATYDGTGVNFAIFSEVATDVDLCLIDDEGSETRVPLTEVDAHVWHCYLPQIQPGQRYGFRVHGPYAPDEGHRCNPAKLLLDPYARAFDGQVSGEQPVFSYDFDAPDSVNEEDSLGHTMLSVVVNPFFDWEHDRPPRHEYHDSVIYEMHVKGLSMLHPDVPENIRGTYAALGHPAIIEHLQSLGVTAVELLPVHQFVQERTLLDQGLSNYWGYNTIGFLAPHNGYAAHGSQGQQVTEFKTMVKNLHVAGIEVILDVVYNHTAEGNHLGPTLAFRGIDNKSYYRLVDSDPSHYYDTTGTGNSLLMRSPHVLQLIMDSLRYWVTEMHVDGFRFDLAATLARQFHEVDKLSAFFDIIQQDPVISQVKLIAEPWDLGDGGYQVGNFPPLWTEWNGRYRDTVRDYWRGLPSTLGEFASRITGSSDLYAHSGRRPIASINFVTAHDGFTLRDLVSYNQKHNEANGESGQDGESHNRSWNNGVEGPTDDPEINALRLKQQKNFLVTLLLSQGVPMLLHGDEMGRTQLGNNNVYAQDNELSWVDWGLDTEQQDLLDFTTRVIKLRMEHPVFRRRRFFAGDADHGGQSDLGDIVWYAPMGLVMDEDAWRSHFARSIMVFLNGEAIAAPDRMGRPVTDDHFLLLFNAHHESVDFTIPDGIDAATWSVVLDTTGEEHKEDWVTGQTYTAPPRSVIVLTGTPQPGLA; this is encoded by the coding sequence ATGGAAATCTGGCCCGGCAAGCCCTACCCGCTGGGTGCCACCTACGACGGCACCGGCGTGAACTTCGCCATCTTCTCCGAGGTCGCAACCGACGTCGACCTCTGCCTGATCGACGACGAAGGGAGCGAGACGCGGGTCCCGCTGACGGAGGTCGACGCCCACGTCTGGCACTGCTACCTCCCGCAGATCCAGCCCGGGCAGCGTTATGGCTTCCGCGTGCACGGGCCCTACGCCCCCGATGAGGGCCACCGGTGCAACCCGGCCAAGCTGCTGCTCGACCCCTACGCCCGTGCCTTCGACGGGCAGGTCTCTGGGGAACAGCCGGTCTTCTCCTACGACTTCGACGCTCCTGACTCAGTCAACGAGGAGGACTCGCTCGGGCACACGATGCTGTCGGTGGTGGTCAACCCGTTCTTCGACTGGGAGCACGACCGGCCCCCGCGTCACGAATACCACGACAGCGTCATCTATGAGATGCACGTCAAAGGGCTGTCGATGCTGCACCCGGACGTGCCGGAGAACATCCGGGGGACCTATGCCGCGCTCGGGCACCCGGCGATCATCGAGCACCTGCAGTCACTGGGGGTCACGGCCGTGGAGCTGCTGCCGGTCCACCAGTTCGTCCAGGAGCGCACCCTGCTGGACCAAGGGTTGAGCAACTACTGGGGCTACAACACGATCGGCTTCCTGGCCCCCCACAACGGCTATGCCGCCCACGGTTCCCAGGGCCAGCAGGTCACCGAGTTCAAGACCATGGTCAAGAACCTGCACGTCGCGGGGATCGAGGTCATCCTGGACGTGGTCTACAACCACACGGCAGAGGGCAACCACCTCGGGCCGACCCTTGCCTTCCGCGGCATCGACAACAAGAGCTACTACCGGCTCGTGGACAGCGACCCGTCGCACTACTACGACACCACCGGCACCGGCAACAGCCTGTTGATGCGCAGCCCGCACGTCCTGCAGCTCATCATGGACTCGCTGCGCTACTGGGTCACCGAGATGCACGTGGACGGTTTCCGCTTCGACCTGGCAGCAACCCTGGCCCGTCAGTTCCACGAGGTGGACAAGCTGTCGGCGTTCTTCGACATCATCCAGCAGGACCCGGTGATCTCCCAGGTCAAGCTCATCGCCGAGCCCTGGGATCTCGGCGACGGTGGCTACCAGGTCGGCAACTTCCCGCCGCTGTGGACGGAGTGGAACGGCCGCTACCGCGACACCGTGCGCGACTACTGGCGCGGTCTGCCCTCGACCCTCGGCGAGTTCGCCTCGCGGATCACCGGCTCCTCCGACCTCTATGCCCACAGCGGCCGGCGCCCGATCGCCTCGATCAACTTCGTCACCGCTCACGACGGCTTCACCCTGCGGGACCTGGTGTCCTACAACCAGAAGCACAACGAGGCCAACGGCGAGTCGGGTCAGGATGGTGAGAGCCACAACCGGTCCTGGAACAACGGCGTGGAGGGGCCGACGGACGATCCGGAGATCAACGCGCTGCGCCTGAAGCAGCAGAAGAACTTCCTGGTCACCCTCCTGCTCAGCCAGGGCGTGCCGATGCTCCTGCACGGCGACGAGATGGGCCGCACCCAGCTGGGCAACAACAACGTCTATGCCCAGGACAACGAGCTGTCCTGGGTGGACTGGGGCCTGGACACCGAACAGCAGGACCTGCTCGACTTCACGACCCGGGTCATCAAGCTCCGCATGGAGCACCCGGTCTTCCGGCGCCGGCGGTTCTTTGCCGGTGACGCGGACCACGGCGGGCAGAGCGACCTGGGTGACATCGTCTGGTATGCCCCCATGGGCCTGGTCATGGACGAGGACGCCTGGCGTTCACACTTCGCCCGCTCGATCATGGTCTTCCTCAACGGCGAGGCCATCGCCGCGCCAGACCGGATGGGCCGGCCCGTCACCGACGACCACTTCCTGCTGCTCTTCAACGCCCACCACGAGTCGGTCGACTTTACGATCCCGGACGGCATCGACGCCGCCACGTGGTCGGTGGTCCTCGACACCACGGGCGAGGAGCACAAGGAGGACTGGGTGACAGGTCAGACCTACACCGCTCCTCCCCGGTCGGTCATCGTGCTGACCGGAACGCCCCAGCCGGGTCTCGCCTAG
- the istA gene encoding IS21 family transposase → MIEVREVLRGWLGGAGLRTVAARAGVDRKTVRRYVQAAQEAGLARSADVATVDDELIGAVLEAVRPARPGGHGASWELLAAREEAITAWVKGDGKDAKALSIVKIEELLARQGVVVPYRTLHRFATQRCGYRAKETTVRVNDGEPGVELQVDFGHMGYLTDEDGRRRKVHALTFTAVVSRHMFVWLTYSQTLTAVIAGCEAAWAFFGGVFKVLVPDNLKPVVTDADPVNPRLSTGWLDYTQHAGFVTDPARVRSPKDKPRVERAVQFVRGNFWAGEDFTDLTDAQARAEAWCSGRAGMRIHGTTQARPTEVFTQLEAPVLLPVPDPYDQPVFTRVKVHRDYHVEVAKALYSIPEATWVGTWTPAPTVSWSSCTPPAPAAGSWSRPTPANLLVAGPPTGRTCPSTRQGTRCGT, encoded by the coding sequence GTGATCGAGGTCAGAGAAGTGTTACGTGGTTGGCTCGGTGGTGCGGGGTTACGCACCGTCGCGGCGCGGGCCGGGGTCGACCGGAAGACCGTGCGCCGGTACGTGCAGGCCGCGCAGGAGGCCGGGCTGGCCCGCTCCGCTGACGTGGCGACGGTCGACGACGAGCTGATCGGGGCGGTCCTGGAGGCGGTGCGCCCGGCGCGACCGGGCGGGCACGGCGCCTCCTGGGAGCTGCTGGCGGCCCGCGAGGAGGCGATCACCGCCTGGGTCAAGGGCGATGGGAAGGACGCCAAGGCGCTGTCGATCGTGAAGATCGAGGAGCTCCTGGCCCGGCAGGGCGTCGTGGTGCCGTACCGGACGCTGCACCGGTTCGCCACGCAGCGGTGCGGCTACCGGGCCAAGGAGACCACCGTGCGGGTCAATGATGGCGAGCCTGGTGTGGAGCTGCAGGTCGACTTCGGCCACATGGGCTACCTCACCGACGAAGACGGGCGGCGCCGCAAGGTCCACGCGTTGACCTTCACCGCCGTGGTGTCGCGGCACATGTTCGTGTGGTTGACCTACTCCCAAACCCTGACCGCGGTGATCGCCGGCTGTGAGGCCGCGTGGGCCTTCTTCGGTGGCGTGTTCAAAGTCCTGGTCCCGGACAACCTCAAACCGGTCGTGACCGACGCCGACCCGGTCAACCCGCGCCTGTCCACCGGGTGGCTGGACTACACCCAGCACGCCGGGTTCGTCACCGACCCCGCCCGGGTCCGCTCACCCAAGGACAAACCCAGGGTCGAGCGGGCGGTGCAGTTCGTCCGCGGCAACTTCTGGGCCGGCGAGGACTTCACCGACCTGACCGACGCCCAGGCCCGCGCCGAGGCCTGGTGCTCCGGTCGTGCCGGGATGCGGATCCACGGCACGACCCAGGCCCGCCCGACCGAGGTGTTCACCCAGCTCGAAGCGCCGGTGCTGCTGCCCGTGCCTGACCCGTATGACCAGCCCGTCTTCACCCGGGTCAAGGTCCACCGCGACTACCACGTCGAGGTCGCCAAGGCGCTGTACTCGATCCCCGAGGCCACCTGGGTCGGCACCTGGACGCCCGCGCCGACAGTCAGCTGGTCAAGCTGTACTCCACCGGCACCGGCGGCGGGCAGCTGGTCAAGACCCACCCCCGCCAACCTGCTGGTGGCCGGTCCACCGACCGGGCGGACCTGCCCGAGCACAAGGCAGGGTACGCGATGCGGGACCTGA
- a CDS encoding helix-turn-helix domain-containing protein encodes MAATITTRKLVSLTEAADILAVSTKTVRRYIADGHLDAVRLGRKTLRIKLDSIERFIDARPVGGCRRAG; translated from the coding sequence ATGGCTGCCACCATCACCACCCGCAAGCTCGTGTCGCTGACCGAGGCGGCCGACATCCTTGCGGTCTCGACGAAGACCGTGCGCCGCTACATCGCCGACGGGCACCTCGACGCCGTACGGCTCGGGCGCAAGACATTGCGGATCAAGCTCGACTCGATCGAGAGGTTCATCGACGCCCGACCAGTCGGCGGGTGCCGGAGGGCTGGGTGA
- a CDS encoding YihY/virulence factor BrkB family protein produces the protein MTVRRRVYRVLAPIPGALPVARLAVEVFRVAFRYRVTGLSAEAAFFMLLCLPPLVLGLFAGVGFFAGRFDPGAVATVTDTIEQFSEQFLTPEVVSQIIVPTVEDTLAGGRADLLSIGFLISLWSGSRALHVFMDAVQIMYAQRGERSIVGARAMSLGLYLGAVLLAGILVPLAIIGPGLLHEWLPAQLDVLVNAYWPVVGGLALVGLTALYHYAPKEKTPFYRDFPGAVVAAVIWVLSSLGLRAWASVAVGGTTIFGPLTAPIIVLIWFYLVALAILIGAATNAAIRRLWPTEDYRGPIERAGDWWEQRSSEPAQPLSHIEDRHDPERLPRRPGPTGPS, from the coding sequence ATGACGGTGCGGCGCAGGGTCTACAGGGTGCTTGCCCCGATCCCTGGTGCGCTTCCCGTCGCCCGGCTGGCGGTCGAGGTGTTCCGCGTCGCCTTCCGGTATCGGGTGACCGGCCTGTCGGCCGAAGCCGCCTTCTTCATGCTCCTGTGCCTGCCACCGCTGGTCCTCGGGCTGTTTGCCGGCGTGGGCTTCTTCGCCGGTCGCTTCGACCCGGGTGCCGTGGCCACGGTGACCGACACCATTGAGCAGTTCAGTGAGCAGTTCCTGACGCCCGAGGTGGTCAGCCAGATTATCGTGCCGACTGTCGAGGACACCCTGGCCGGAGGACGCGCGGACCTGCTGTCCATCGGCTTCCTGATCAGCCTCTGGTCCGGATCACGGGCGCTGCACGTCTTCATGGACGCGGTGCAGATCATGTATGCCCAGAGGGGCGAGCGCAGCATCGTGGGTGCCCGGGCGATGTCTTTGGGGCTCTACCTCGGGGCGGTCCTGCTGGCCGGCATCCTGGTGCCCCTGGCGATCATCGGCCCGGGGCTGCTGCACGAGTGGCTGCCCGCGCAGTTGGACGTCCTGGTGAACGCCTACTGGCCCGTGGTCGGCGGGCTGGCGCTCGTCGGGCTCACAGCGCTCTATCACTACGCGCCGAAGGAGAAGACGCCTTTCTATCGCGACTTCCCCGGTGCTGTCGTCGCTGCCGTGATCTGGGTGTTGAGCTCGCTCGGGCTGCGGGCCTGGGCGTCGGTGGCGGTGGGCGGCACGACGATCTTCGGACCGCTGACCGCTCCCATCATCGTGCTGATCTGGTTCTATCTGGTGGCGCTCGCGATCCTCATCGGTGCCGCCACCAATGCCGCGATCCGCAGGCTGTGGCCGACGGAGGACTATCGGGGGCCGATCGAGCGCGCGGGGGACTGGTGGGAGCAGCGGTCCAGCGAGCCGGCCCAGCCCCTCTCGCACATCGAGGACCGCCACGATCCTGAGCGTCTGCCCCGCCGACCTGGCCCCACGGGCCCCTCCTGA